In the Aromatoleum bremense genome, one interval contains:
- a CDS encoding glycosyltransferase, with amino-acid sequence MKGRRLQTRVAGAQEEAMMAIDWNEMFGLTVSPLELFIRGTIVYWAIFAMFRTILQRDIGAVGVADVPFGITPLETMACSCPVIGSKVGGIKHTVVDGVTGFRPRRHAAHAQQLPMGETSWP; translated from the coding sequence GTGAAAGGGCGACGGCTGCAGACGCGCGTCGCCGGTGCGCAGGAGGAGGCCATGATGGCGATCGACTGGAATGAAATGTTTGGGCTGACGGTTTCGCCGCTCGAGCTCTTCATCCGCGGCACGATCGTGTATTGGGCGATCTTCGCGATGTTCCGCACCATCCTGCAGCGCGACATCGGCGCCGTCGGCGTCGCTGACGTGCCGTTCGGCATCACGCCGCTCGAAACGATGGCCTGCAGCTGCCCGGTGATAGGCTCAAAGGTCGGCGGCATCAAGCACACCGTCGTCGACGGGGTCACGGGATTTCGGCCGCGCCGGCATGCGGCGCATGCGCAGCAGCTGCCGATGGGGGAGACATCGTGGCCCTGA
- a CDS encoding phage holin family protein — MAAGTYETGPADPSLPGLLRRVKSLAKAYAALVVVDARHAVHQVIEVLCVAIVAAVLVVTAWLAFVVAVAGWLLQDGIPWPGVLACAGLINIIAAALAGTWLWRQLKRNPPLAATLRQVEGEPPRGDGQ; from the coding sequence ATGGCGGCGGGAACATACGAGACAGGCCCGGCAGACCCTTCGCTGCCGGGCCTGTTGCGTCGGGTCAAAAGTCTGGCCAAAGCGTACGCAGCGCTGGTCGTCGTCGACGCCCGCCACGCGGTGCACCAAGTCATCGAAGTGCTGTGCGTCGCGATCGTGGCGGCAGTGCTGGTGGTCACGGCGTGGCTCGCATTCGTCGTCGCCGTCGCCGGCTGGCTGCTCCAGGATGGCATCCCGTGGCCGGGGGTGCTGGCGTGCGCGGGACTGATCAACATCATCGCCGCCGCGCTCGCGGGCACCTGGCTGTGGCGTCAGCTCAAGCGCAATCCACCGCTCGCGGCGACGTTGCGGCAGGTCGAGGGCGAGCCGCCGCGCGGAGACGGACAATGA
- a CDS encoding PAS domain-containing hybrid sensor histidine kinase/response regulator, with the protein MRLQQVSAYASPAVVVLALIGAVGWFVGMPALGTLGADSVPFMPTSIVKLLFVAFALRELDRAPAARARFTVAVAALAVALMSVMALTVGPDPVGMVLSPLLPPAEPGSIYSPSEPAVGTATTYLLLAAALALAPLSDHRLLAISRLLAVAVGGVALVAVVGLTFHLVRLNLAIPSVGIALPVALALLITSFSLLVRHPSPRFMQLLEHDSPGAVIFRRLLPVAVAVPLLAGWLQALGQRFGWFGVIESEGVVAVAMIVACTVLILWTAARLDEMNTDRSIAEIRANTQQQWLEVTLATIEDAVITVNDEMRVGFLNPAAETLLDVKVGDAIGRDLRELVVLVDEATDQPMGSPFARAFSELRQVTISGEPALRMRDGSVRAVEATATPIRDWKGGISGGVLVLRDARAHRAREHADRQAYAALDRRVGDRTRALERTMSVLRESTTLLRTIAASTPELIVAKSREGRIMMVNPAALQAMGLSRAQVVGHKEESLFGDSEEMRRILENDRRVIETRRPIVVEETRTTRAGTRTFLVTKSPLRDSQGHVFGLVGVSKDITERKRAQRELEQLLVAEHRLRGEAERANRAKDEFLAIVSHELRSPLNALKGWSQVLTASGSPEPTTVARAAEAIKRNIDHQARLIDDLLDTSRIISGKLELNSRRVNLVEIVNAAIDLSWDTAKAKRIELRVHTDRPSMTINGDHDRLQQIVINLLANALKFTTEGGWVELRLTQGETSVNLSVADSGVGIEAGFLPHVFDRFSQADTSMTRRHQGLGIGLALVRNLVELHGGSVRVESAGPGRGSVFTVELPGPVQDALPGESPEAREGRPPRTALEGVEALVVDDEADAREVMTLILSQAGARVRTFSSGAELLVELARPDAISPPAILLLDIAMPGDSGFSVLQRVRELASLPFIPAVAVTALSRLDRTRFELAGFQECVGKPVEARILIETIAATLDVADLDAQRRQASAA; encoded by the coding sequence ATGCGGCTCCAGCAGGTGTCCGCGTACGCGAGCCCCGCCGTCGTGGTGCTGGCGCTGATCGGCGCGGTGGGGTGGTTCGTCGGGATGCCCGCTCTCGGGACGCTGGGGGCGGATTCTGTGCCGTTCATGCCGACCAGCATTGTCAAGCTCCTGTTCGTTGCTTTCGCGTTGCGCGAGCTCGATCGTGCCCCGGCCGCGCGCGCACGTTTCACCGTCGCGGTGGCGGCTCTTGCCGTCGCGCTGATGTCGGTGATGGCCCTGACGGTCGGACCCGACCCGGTCGGCATGGTCCTGTCGCCGCTGCTGCCGCCGGCCGAACCCGGATCCATTTATTCCCCGTCCGAGCCAGCGGTCGGGACAGCCACCACCTACCTCCTTCTTGCCGCGGCGCTGGCGCTGGCGCCCCTGAGCGACCACCGCCTGCTCGCGATCTCGCGGCTGCTGGCCGTGGCCGTCGGCGGCGTCGCGCTGGTGGCGGTGGTCGGGCTGACTTTCCACCTCGTCCGCCTGAACCTCGCGATTCCTTCGGTCGGCATCGCGCTGCCGGTCGCGCTGGCGCTGCTGATCACGAGTTTCAGCCTGCTGGTCAGGCACCCGTCGCCGCGGTTCATGCAGTTGCTCGAGCACGATTCGCCCGGCGCGGTGATTTTCCGCCGCCTGCTGCCGGTCGCGGTCGCCGTGCCGCTCTTGGCCGGCTGGCTGCAGGCACTGGGCCAGCGCTTCGGATGGTTCGGCGTGATCGAGAGCGAAGGGGTCGTGGCGGTCGCGATGATCGTCGCGTGCACGGTCCTGATCCTGTGGACCGCCGCCCGGCTCGACGAGATGAACACCGACCGTTCGATCGCCGAGATCCGCGCCAACACGCAGCAGCAGTGGCTGGAGGTGACGCTGGCGACGATCGAGGACGCAGTCATCACCGTCAATGACGAGATGCGCGTCGGGTTCCTCAACCCGGCGGCCGAGACGTTGCTCGATGTGAAGGTCGGCGACGCGATCGGCCGCGATCTGCGGGAGCTGGTCGTGCTCGTCGACGAAGCGACCGACCAGCCGATGGGGTCGCCGTTCGCGAGGGCGTTTTCCGAGCTGCGCCAGGTGACGATCAGCGGCGAACCGGCGTTGCGCATGCGCGACGGCAGCGTGCGCGCGGTAGAGGCGACCGCGACGCCGATCCGCGACTGGAAAGGCGGGATCAGCGGCGGCGTGCTGGTGCTGCGCGACGCGCGCGCCCATCGCGCGCGGGAACATGCGGATCGGCAGGCCTACGCGGCACTCGACCGGCGCGTCGGTGACCGCACGCGGGCGCTGGAACGGACCATGTCGGTGCTGCGCGAGAGCACGACGCTGCTGCGCACGATCGCCGCCAGCACGCCGGAGCTGATCGTCGCGAAAAGCCGCGAAGGCCGCATCATGATGGTCAATCCGGCTGCGCTGCAGGCGATGGGGCTGAGCCGCGCGCAGGTCGTCGGACACAAGGAAGAGAGCCTTTTCGGCGACTCCGAGGAAATGCGGCGCATCCTCGAAAACGACCGCCGCGTCATCGAGACGCGCCGGCCGATCGTCGTCGAGGAAACGCGCACGACACGCGCCGGCACGCGCACTTTCCTCGTGACGAAATCGCCGCTGCGCGACTCGCAGGGACACGTGTTCGGCCTCGTCGGCGTCTCCAAGGACATCACCGAGCGCAAGCGCGCGCAGCGCGAACTCGAACAGCTGCTCGTCGCCGAACACCGCCTGCGCGGCGAGGCCGAACGCGCTAACCGCGCGAAGGACGAGTTCCTCGCGATCGTTTCGCACGAGCTGCGTTCGCCGCTGAACGCGCTCAAAGGCTGGAGCCAGGTGCTCACCGCGTCGGGCAGCCCCGAACCCACGACGGTGGCGCGCGCAGCGGAGGCGATCAAGCGCAACATCGACCATCAGGCACGGCTGATCGACGACCTGCTCGACACGTCGCGGATCATCAGCGGCAAGCTCGAGCTGAACAGCCGCCGCGTGAATCTCGTCGAGATCGTCAACGCGGCGATCGACCTTTCGTGGGACACGGCGAAGGCGAAACGGATCGAGCTGCGCGTCCACACCGATCGCCCGTCGATGACGATCAACGGCGACCACGACCGGCTGCAGCAGATCGTCATCAATCTGCTCGCGAACGCGCTGAAGTTCACCACCGAAGGCGGCTGGGTCGAGCTGCGCCTGACCCAAGGCGAGACGTCGGTGAACCTGTCGGTCGCCGATTCCGGGGTCGGCATCGAGGCCGGCTTCCTGCCGCACGTGTTCGACCGCTTCAGCCAGGCCGACACCTCGATGACGCGTCGCCACCAGGGCCTCGGGATCGGGCTCGCGCTGGTGCGCAACCTGGTCGAACTCCACGGCGGCAGCGTGCGGGTCGAGAGCGCCGGCCCGGGCCGCGGTTCGGTATTCACGGTGGAACTGCCCGGCCCGGTGCAGGATGCCCTGCCGGGCGAATCGCCCGAGGCGCGGGAAGGCCGTCCGCCGCGTACCGCGCTCGAAGGCGTCGAAGCGCTGGTGGTCGATGACGAGGCGGACGCGCGCGAAGTGATGACGCTGATCTTGTCGCAGGCCGGTGCGCGCGTGCGCACCTTCAGTTCCGGTGCCGAACTCCTCGTGGAACTCGCCCGGCCGGATGCCATCAGCCCGCCGGCGATCCTGCTGCTCGACATCGCGATGCCGGGCGACAGCGGCTTCAGCGTGCTGCAGCGCGTGCGCGAGCTGGCTTCGCTGCCGTTCATCCCGGCAGTCGCAGTGACCGCCCTGAGTCGCCTCGACCGCACGCGCTTCGAACTCGCCGGCTTCCAGGAATGCGTCGGCAAACCGGTCGAGGCGCGGATCCTGATCGAGACCATCGCCGCGACACTCGACGTCGCGGACCTCGACGCGCAACGCCGCCAGGCATCGGCGGCGTGA
- a CDS encoding D-glycero-alpha-D-manno-heptose-1,7-bisphosphate 7-phosphatase: MALNAAVFIDKDGTLIDDVPYNVDPAKVRLRDGAGEALARLQRHGYHLILVTNQPGVAFGLFEPDALEAVWAAIAALLSPYGVVFDAIYHCPHHPQGTDDRFAGRCECRKPEPGLLLQAAQDHRLDLRRSWLIGDILDDIEAGRRAGCRTVLLAVGSETEWRHGPMREPDLVASSLAEAVDGILEWTPAEVLDSIAAEPESGFTVWQTDEPG; the protein is encoded by the coding sequence GTGGCCCTGAATGCTGCGGTTTTCATCGACAAGGACGGCACGCTGATCGACGACGTGCCGTACAACGTCGATCCGGCCAAAGTGCGCCTGCGCGACGGCGCCGGCGAAGCGCTCGCACGGCTCCAGCGCCACGGCTACCACCTCATCCTGGTGACGAACCAGCCGGGCGTGGCGTTCGGCCTGTTCGAGCCCGATGCGCTCGAAGCGGTGTGGGCCGCGATCGCCGCGCTGCTGTCGCCGTACGGCGTCGTGTTCGACGCGATCTATCACTGCCCCCACCATCCGCAGGGCACCGACGACCGCTTCGCCGGCCGCTGCGAATGCCGCAAGCCCGAACCCGGCCTGCTGCTGCAGGCCGCGCAGGACCACCGCCTCGACCTGCGGCGCTCGTGGCTGATCGGCGACATCCTCGACGACATCGAAGCCGGACGACGGGCCGGTTGCCGCACCGTGCTGCTGGCGGTCGGGTCGGAAACGGAATGGCGCCACGGGCCGATGCGCGAGCCCGACCTCGTCGCATCGAGCCTCGCCGAAGCGGTCGACGGCATCCTCGAATGGACGCCGGCCGAGGTGCTCGACAGCATCGCGGCGGAACCCGAGAGCGGGTTCACGGTGTGGCAGACGGACGAGCCGGGATGA
- a CDS encoding glycosyltransferase family 9 protein, giving the protein MNALTRAARWKEARRILAVRLDNLGDALMTTPALRALRESVPGRHITLLASAAPAREAAWAARLRLPPLLASPRKAARIGRRCPPS; this is encoded by the coding sequence ATGAACGCGCTGACGCGGGCCGCGCGCTGGAAAGAGGCACGACGCATCCTCGCGGTGCGGCTCGACAACCTCGGCGACGCGCTGATGACCACCCCTGCGCTGCGGGCCTTGCGCGAATCCGTACCGGGCCGGCATATCACCTTGCTCGCGTCCGCGGCGCCGGCGCGCGAGGCCGCGTGGGCCGCGCGGCTCAGGCTGCCGCCGCTGCTCGCATCGCCACGTAAAGCCGCGCGTATCGGCCGGCGCTGCCCCCCCAGCTGA
- a CDS encoding sigma-54-dependent transcriptional regulator, with product MSNVLLVDDDSETIGWLSEFIKGEGYTVATADSLRAARIHLTRSTPDVVLTDLMLPDGLGIELVDELESRDTTEVVVITGHASVETAIDALRSGATDYLVKPVDIERLRGILQRIPKTEHFRQEIGELRNELRKLGRFGHILGSSPPMHRLYDQLSRVAPTSASVLLIGESGTGKEVVAQTIHDLSRRKRHPFLPLNCGAVSPQLVESELFGHEKGSFTGADRQHHGFFERANRGTLFLDEVTEMRPDLQVKLLRVLETGTFMRVGTNEHIATDVRLIAATNRSPEKAVAEGRMREDLYHRLNVFPIYLPPLRERGTDLELLAEHFLAELNEQEQTNKRFSPAAIAALYAHNWPGNVRELKNYVHRAFILADDVIEPDHAPENFLQKSHSSVITIRVGTPLDEVNRRVMEATLMECGNVKRKAAEMLGISLKTLYNRLAVYNAGKELYDEEDAEEFAGGPGDDEDRVSNNGVQ from the coding sequence ATGTCCAACGTATTGCTGGTCGATGACGACTCGGAAACCATAGGCTGGCTCAGCGAGTTCATCAAAGGCGAGGGCTATACCGTGGCCACCGCCGATTCGTTGCGCGCCGCGCGCATCCATCTCACCCGCTCGACCCCCGATGTCGTGCTCACCGACCTGATGCTTCCCGACGGGCTGGGGATCGAGCTCGTCGACGAGCTCGAATCGCGCGACACCACGGAAGTGGTCGTCATCACCGGGCACGCGAGCGTCGAGACCGCGATCGACGCGCTGCGCTCCGGCGCCACCGACTACCTCGTCAAGCCGGTCGACATCGAGCGCCTGCGCGGCATCCTGCAGCGGATCCCGAAAACGGAGCATTTCCGCCAGGAAATCGGCGAGCTGCGCAACGAACTGCGCAAGCTCGGACGCTTCGGCCACATCCTCGGCAGCTCCCCGCCGATGCACCGCCTGTACGACCAGCTATCGCGGGTCGCGCCGACCTCGGCCTCGGTGCTGCTGATCGGCGAGAGCGGCACCGGCAAGGAAGTGGTTGCGCAGACCATCCACGACCTGAGCCGGCGCAAGCGCCACCCGTTCCTGCCGCTCAACTGCGGCGCGGTCTCGCCGCAGCTCGTCGAGAGCGAGCTGTTCGGACACGAGAAAGGCAGCTTCACCGGGGCCGACCGCCAGCACCACGGCTTTTTCGAACGAGCCAACCGCGGCACACTGTTCCTCGACGAAGTCACCGAGATGCGACCGGATCTCCAGGTCAAGCTGCTGCGCGTGCTCGAGACCGGCACGTTCATGCGGGTCGGCACGAACGAACATATCGCGACCGACGTGCGGCTGATCGCCGCGACGAACCGCTCGCCCGAAAAAGCGGTCGCCGAGGGCCGCATGCGCGAAGACCTCTACCACCGCCTCAACGTGTTCCCGATCTACCTGCCGCCGTTGCGCGAACGCGGCACCGACCTGGAACTGCTTGCGGAACATTTCCTCGCCGAACTCAACGAGCAGGAGCAGACGAACAAGCGTTTCTCGCCTGCGGCGATCGCCGCGCTGTATGCGCACAACTGGCCGGGCAACGTGCGTGAGCTGAAGAACTACGTCCATCGCGCCTTCATCCTGGCCGACGACGTCATCGAGCCGGACCACGCGCCGGAGAATTTCCTGCAGAAGTCGCACAGCTCGGTGATCACGATCCGCGTCGGCACGCCGCTCGACGAAGTCAACCGGCGGGTCATGGAGGCCACGCTGATGGAATGCGGCAACGTCAAGCGCAAGGCGGCCGAGATGCTCGGCATCAGCCTCAAGACGCTCTACAACCGCCTCGCCGTCTATAACGCCGGCAAGGAGCTCTATGACGAAGAGGATGCCGAGGAGTTCGCAGGCGGGCCGGGCGACGACGAGGACCGCGTTTCGAACAACGGGGTCCAGTGA